ATCATTGAATGCAAAACCAGCTTTAGCGAATGCAGCAATCATAAGTCCGTTCCAGTCGGTCAGGATCTTATCATCCAGCAGGGGGTGAACTCGTTTTTCTCTTTTGCTAAAAAGAGTAGTTCGGGCGCCATCAAACCATGTAGCCTGCTCACTATTTAAAGGAGAACTCAGGTGTGGGATGTTTTTGCCCGTCCGTTGTCCGGAAGCTTCATCCTCAAAGTTGCCTTCTTGGGAGATGTTGTACAACGTGTTAAAGGAGGAGGCATCATCACTTAAGAGAGACTCAATTTCGTCTTTTTCCCACACATAGAATTTTCCTTCTTCACCTTCACTGTCAGCATCCTGTGCGGAATAAAGTCCACCTTCGGGGTGAAGCATATCCCGTTCTATATATTCTGCAATTTCATACACGGTTTGTTTGAAAAGAGAATTTTGTGTGGCTTGCCAGCACTCCGTATAAGCCATCATCAGCAAAGCTTGGTCATAGAGCATTTTCTCAAAGTGAGGAAGCAGCCATTCCTGATCAGTGGAATAGCGATGAAATCCATGTCCGATGTGATCCCAAATTCCACCCAAACGCATCTGCTCTAAGGTTGTGGTGACCATCTCGAGGAAGCGATCTTCACCTGTCAATTTCCATTGGCGGAGCATGAACATCAGGTTGTGGGGACTGGGGAATTTAGGAGCTGAACCAAAACCGCCATGTTGCCCATCATACCGCTGGGCTAATTGCTCGGCTGCAAAATCAATAGCTTCTGTTCCGGGAAATTTGCCGCTTTCAAATTCTTGCGACTTGGTAAATCCTTCCCTGATTTTAGCCGTAGCTTTTTCAACTCGTTTGGGTTCATTCTTCCACATCCCTTTAACACCCGGAATCAACTGCCGCAATCCAATTCGATTGAGTCGGGCATCTTTTGGGATGTATGTGCCTGCAAAGAAAGGCTCTTTGCCCGGAGTCATGATGATAGTGAGTGGCCAGCCTCCTTGTCCGGTAAGCATTTGGCAAACCGTCATATACGTATTGTCGATATCTGGCCGCTCTTCGC
Above is a window of Balneola sp. DNA encoding:
- a CDS encoding thioredoxin domain-containing protein — encoded protein: EERPDIDNTYMTVCQMLTGQGGWPLTIIMTPGKEPFFAGTYIPKDARLNRIGLRQLIPGVKGMWKNEPKRVEKATAKIREGFTKSQEFESGKFPGTEAIDFAAEQLAQRYDGQHGGFGSAPKFPSPHNLMFMLRQWKLTGEDRFLEMVTTTLEQMRLGGIWDHIGHGFHRYSTDQEWLLPHFEKMLYDQALLMMAYTECWQATQNSLFKQTVYEIAEYIERDMLHPEGGLYSAQDADSEGEEGKFYVWEKDEIESLLSDDASSFNTLYNISQEGNFEDEASGQRTGKNIPHLSSPLNSEQATWFDGARTTLFSKREKRVHPLLDDKILTDWNGLMIAAFAKAGFAFNDNHFTNLAEQSFSFVEENLVRDDQLLHRYNDGEAAIDAMADDYAFLIWALIELYQSTFNPEYLEKAISWNEQFISSFWDQEKGGFYFSIADDDQVYGRQKQIFDGAMPSSNSVALMNLIRLSRLTGETELENYADQVGKAFSADLIRSGASICHSMQSVQFLNSESKELSLLAEPEELPETIRDTFSPFSVMHIITKKNSKALSEIAPYTSTQKKINGNPTLYICTDFMCKEPLSGLKLIKKALG